Proteins encoded within one genomic window of Argiope bruennichi chromosome 7, qqArgBrue1.1, whole genome shotgun sequence:
- the LOC129976377 gene encoding uncharacterized protein LOC129976377 produces MNRAAEFMNSLVVPRSLRGAIRNYIIHRRSGYQEIGAEPDASIWIKLVIYLGTAVVIALSIVSFCNGYVVIPAITMSVVVACAALFWFRNSAIWATLIECSRRTFCFPCNYFARPPPPDVEVRYERRLQKTLSERSTGDRADAEVQTELHISSDASSVYEDCVTFDTNSTKMSNSLQS; encoded by the exons ATGAATAGAGCTGCAGAATTCATGAACAGTTTGGTCGTACCTCGCTCGCTCAGAGGGGCTATTAGAAACTATATTATACATCGACGATCGGGTTATCAAGAAATCGGAGCAGAACCC GATGCTAGTATTTGGATAAAACTCGTCATTTATCTGGGAACTGCAGTTGTCATTGCATTGTCAATAGTCTCCTTCTGCAACGGTTATGTGGTCATCCCTGCTATAACGATGTCGGTG GTAGTGGCTTGTGCAGCATTGTTTTGGTTCCGCAACAGCGCAATATGGGCAACACTAATCGAATGCTCAAGAAGAACCTTCTGCTTTCCTTGTAATTATTTTGCGAGACCACCTCCTCCAGATGTGGAAGTCAGATACGAAAGACGATTGCAGAAGACGCTGTCCGAAAGGTCCACTGGAGATCGAGCTGATGCAGAGGTACAGACCGAACTTCACATCTCATCGGACGCATCCTCCGTATATGAAGATTGTGTCACATTCGATACAAATTCCACAAAAATGTCAAACAGCTTGCAAAGTTAA
- the LOC129976539 gene encoding uncharacterized protein LOC129976539 isoform X1, with protein sequence MSCLCPLKLQRSRLFRSNRPRIGQESIDDDSTDNICLVRVSTIVGFLFLVSGLIMVVSSYIKNSSYDMEIALAFIVGTCLVFSIVLGYIFRFWWKMRTRRKEAPDEEFDTVGDYFRDIFCLPPNFRGERTEPEGSSEEVAPDIVTSC encoded by the exons ATGAGTTGTTTATGTCCACTAAAATTACAACGCAGTAGATTATTTAGAAGTAATAGACCTCGAATTGGGCAGGAATCAATTGATGACGACAGC acagATAACATTTGTCTTGTGAGAGTTTCGACAATAGTGGGTTTCCTTTTCCTTGTAAGCGGCCTAATCATGGTGGTATCTTCATACATTAAAAATAGCAGTTATGATATGGAAATTGCTCTGGCCTTCATTGTCGGCACCTGCCTTGTTTTCTCAATT GTCTTAGGCTATATTTTCCGTTTTTGGTGGAAAATGAGAACTCGAAGGAAAGAAGCTCCTGATGAAGAATTCGACACGGTTGGTGATTATTTTAGGGACATCTTTTGCCTTCCACCAAATTTTCGAGGAGAGCGGACGGAGCCAGAAGGCAGCTCTGAAGAAGTTGCCCCAGATATAGTGACTTCCTGTTGA
- the LOC129976539 gene encoding uncharacterized protein LOC129976539 isoform X2, with protein sequence MHSETDNICLVRVSTIVGFLFLVSGLIMVVSSYIKNSSYDMEIALAFIVGTCLVFSIVLGYIFRFWWKMRTRRKEAPDEEFDTVGDYFRDIFCLPPNFRGERTEPEGSSEEVAPDIVTSC encoded by the exons ATGCATTCTgaa acagATAACATTTGTCTTGTGAGAGTTTCGACAATAGTGGGTTTCCTTTTCCTTGTAAGCGGCCTAATCATGGTGGTATCTTCATACATTAAAAATAGCAGTTATGATATGGAAATTGCTCTGGCCTTCATTGTCGGCACCTGCCTTGTTTTCTCAATT GTCTTAGGCTATATTTTCCGTTTTTGGTGGAAAATGAGAACTCGAAGGAAAGAAGCTCCTGATGAAGAATTCGACACGGTTGGTGATTATTTTAGGGACATCTTTTGCCTTCCACCAAATTTTCGAGGAGAGCGGACGGAGCCAGAAGGCAGCTCTGAAGAAGTTGCCCCAGATATAGTGACTTCCTGTTGA